The following proteins come from a genomic window of Pangasianodon hypophthalmus isolate fPanHyp1 chromosome 24, fPanHyp1.pri, whole genome shotgun sequence:
- the sgsm1a gene encoding small G protein signaling modulator 1 isoform X5 produces MSFQRFSEAETRQKLLRNVKKEVKQIMEEAVTRKFVHEDSSHIVSFCAAVEACMLHGLKRRAAGFLRSNKVAALFTKVGKSFAPAEQLCRKAQELEQLLESKRAQMGSYSETSRKLPPRLPGLSPQAARHLWIRTALIEKVLDKIVLYLVENSSKYYEKEAVLMDPVDGPILASLLVGPCALEYTKMKTADHFWTDPSADELVQRHRIHSAHYRQDSPAKRPALCIQKRHSSSSIDERPSPSPSARDYVESLHQNSRATLLFGKNNVLVQPRDDMEAIPGYLSLHQTADTMALKWTPNQLMNGSVGDLEYERSVYWDYAMTIRLEEIVYLHCHQQVDSGGTIVLVNQDGIQRPPLRFPQGGHLLQFLSCLENGLLPHGQLDPPLWSQRGKGKVFPKLKKRGTQGSVDSVSDKEEDEATDYVFRIVFPNSQSELASSELMEQGVNIWQPTQRKSSCSQASFSDGASPNGCSHERAPLKLLCDNMKYQIISRAFYGWLAYCRHLSTVRTHLSALVNHTIVMPDVPCDAYGGLTTPVWHKFLQDCSAYDEQELWRLVYFGGIEPSLRKEVWPFLLGHYQFGMSENERKEVDEQMRACYEKTMSEWLGCEAIVRQREKEQHAVALAKCSSIASMDSNNPSVVHRDSSISNESSQSCSSERQRACLQSDSSSSTQVFESVDEVEQIDAEPKGDDVKLLPKVSNSSDSGHPSSRNFSVTSGLSDSLSREDSSAQEMSTKTSTQDSIKEDHKKEETKEAPDVEVFVPRSSDAEKMEKIVIGGAGDESEKAEMEHMDTVEETLEQEVSEKRNEVEVGEHSEAGEGFEGIVPQVIKDTEVVDKRRKPEVLEEIDETKQEEKSGILVSISTGERREECTVGEQSKSFETGYSPGGLKTTESETLNTSTSIKNDESEKIQSFKAEPSENQTESRPKTNEAQRAGKPSTAEAQSPSRVKEKGQAETVRKKVTMPSAPVVKEIVVPVVFEAFSMREMSKETPATDSDESPSAIEMEEIPMARLVGVQEGNEALLPEMETLYPQFDSHAVANEKKTATSPVPSIGTTYSQELLDLYTLNLHRIDKDVQRCDRNYWYFTPANLEKLRNIMCSYVWKHLEIGYVQGMCDLLAPLLVILDDEALAFSCFTELMKRMNQNFPHGGAMDTHFANMRSLIQILDSELFELMHQNGDYTHFYFCYRWFLLDFKRELVYDDVFAVWESIWAAKHVSSSQFVLFIALALVEIYRDIILENNMDFTDIIKFFNEMAEHHNVKQILELARELVCKVQMLIENK; encoded by the exons GTGAAGCAGATCATGGAGGAAGCAGTCACACGGAAGTTTGTACATGAAGACAGCAGTCATATCGTCTCCTTCTGCG ctgctgTGGAGGCGTGTATGTTACACGGCCTGAAGCGGAGAGCTGCCGGGTTTTTGCGCAGCAACAAAGTAGCAGCTCTGTTCACTAAAGTGGGGAAGAGTTTTGCGCCGGCCGAGCAGCTCTGCCGCAAAGCTCAGGAACTGGAACAACTGCTGGAGAGCAA aagagctCAGATGGGCTCGTACAGTGAGACGTCTCGTAAATTACCCCCTCGACTCCCCGGCCTCTCACCCCAGGCCGCTCGGCACCTCTGGATCCGCACAGCCCTCATCGAGAAAGTCCTCGACAAGATTGTCCTGTACCTGGTGGAGAACAGCAG TAAGTATTATGAAAAGGAGGCGGTGCTCATGGACCCGGTGGACGGCCCCATCCTCGCCTCTCTGTTAG tgggtCCGTGTGCACTGGAGTACACTAAGATGAAGACGGCTGATCATTTCTGGACGGATCCCTCGGCAGACGAGTTGGTGCAGAGACACAGGATCCACAGCGCGCACTACAGACAGGACTCGCCCGCTAAGAGACCCGCGCTGTGT atccAGAAGAGACACTCCAGCAGCAGTATTGACGAGCGTCCGTCTCCATCCCCCTCTGCGAGGGACTACGTGGAGTCTCTGCACCAGAACTCCAGAGCCACGCTGCTGTTCGGCAAGAACAACGTGCTCGTACAgccg AGAGACGACATGGAGGCGATCCCAGGATACCTGTCTCTGCACCAGACCGCCGACACCATGGCGCTGAAGTGGACGCCCAATCAGCTGATGAACGGCTCTGTAGGAGATCTGGAATACGAGAGGAG tgTGTATTGGGACTATGCCATGACCATACGCCTCGAAGAGATTGTGTATTTGCATTGTCATCAGCAGG tggacAGCGGTGGCACCATAGTTCTGGTAAACCAGGATGGCATCCAGAGGCCTCCTCTACGTTTTCCACAAGGTGGCCATCTCCTGCAGTTCCTGTCGTGCTTGGAGAACGGCCTGCTGCCTCACGGTCAACTCGACCCGCCGCTGTGGTCCCAAAGAGGCAAG GGTAAAGTGTTTCCTAAGCTGAAGAAGAGAGGAACTCAGGGATCAGTGGACTCCGTCTCGGATAAGGAGGAGGACGAAGCCACCGATTACGTCTTCCGCATCGTCTTCCCCAACAGCCAGTCTGAGctcg ctAGTTCAGAGCTGATGGAGCAGGGGGTAAACATCTGGCAGCCAACGCAGAGGAAGTCCTCGTGTTCTCAGGCCAGCTTCTCCGATGGAGCATCGCCAAACGGCTGCAGCCATGAGAG AGCTCCTCTGAAGCTGCTGTGTGACAACATGAAGTATCAGATCATCTCCAGAGCGTTCTATGGCT GGTTGGCGTATTGCCGTCACCTGTCCACTGTGCGCACACACCTCTCCGCTCTCGTCAATCACACCATCGTAATGCCCGATGTGCCGTGTGACGCGTACGGAGGTCTCACTACACCAGTGTGGCACAAGTTCCTGCAGGACTGCAGt GCGTATGACGAGCAGGAGCTCTGGCGGTTGGTGTATTTTGGAGGAATTGAACCCTCTCTACGTAAGGAGGTCTGGCCCTTCCTGCTGGGTCACTACCAGTTCGGGATGTCTGAGAATGAGAGGAAGGAG GTAGACGAGCAGATGCGAGCATGCTACGAGAAGACTATGAGCGAGTGGTTGGGCTGTGAGGCCATCGTGCGGCAGCGGGAAAAAGAGCAGCACGCCGTGGCCTTGGCCAAGTGCTCATCTATTGCCAGCATGGACAGCAACAATCCAAGTGTGGTGCACCGTGACTCGTCCATCAGCAACGAG TCATCTCAGAGCTGCAGTTCAGAGAGGCAGAGAGCTTGCCTGCAGAGTGACTCCAGTAGCAGTACACAG GTGTTCGAGTCCGTGGATGAGGTCGAACAGATTGATGCCGAGCCCAAAGGCGACGATGTCAAACTCCTCCCCAAAGTCTCCAACAGCTCAGATTCGGGTCACCCCTCTTCCAGAAACTTCTCTGTCACCTCGGGCCTGTCGGACTCCCTCAGCAGAGAAGACAGCAGTGCGCAGGAGATGAGCACCAAAACATCCACCCAGGATAGCATCAAGGAGGATCATAAGAAGGAGGAAACCAAAGAGGCTCCTGATGTGGAAGTGTTTGTTCCAAGAAGCTCAGATGCAGAGAAGATGGAGAAAATTGTCATTGGGGGGGCAGGAGATGAGagtgaaaaagcagaaatgGAACACATGGATACTGTGGAAGAAACTCTGGAACAAGAGGTGTCTGAGAAGAGAAATGAGGTTGAGGTAGGAGAACACTCAGAAGCTGGTGAAGGTTTTGAAGGTATTGTACCTCAGGTGATAAAGGACACAGAGGTAGTGGACAAAAGAAGAAAGCCAGAGGTGTTAGAGGAGATAGATGAAACTAAACAGGAGGAGAAGTCTGGAATACTGGTGTCCATTTCAACGGGTGAGAGAAGGGAAGAGTGTACAGTAGGAGAGCAAAGTAAAAGCTTTGAGACTGGATACAGTCCAGGAGGTTTAAAgacaacagagagtgagacactgaATACTTCTACTTCCATAAAAAATGATGAATCTGAGAAAATCCAATCATTCAAAGCAGAGCCATCTGAGAATCAAACTGAATCGAGACCAAAGACGAATGAAGCTCAGAGAGCAGGGAAACCCTCAACAGCTGAGGCTCAAAGTCCAAGTCGGGTTAAGGAGAAAGGTCAGGCGGAGACAGTCAGGAAGAAGGTCACAATGCCGAGCGCTCCTGTGGTAAAGGAGATTGTGGTGCCTGTTGTGTTTGAAGCCTTCAGCATGCGTGAAATGAGCAAAGAGACTCCCGCCACCGACTCAGACGAGTCACCCTCAGCCATCGAGATGGAGGAGATCCCCATGGCCCGGCTGGTGGGCGTTCAGGAAGGCAATGAGGCGCTCCTGCCTGAAATGGAGACTCTTTACCCTCAGTTTGATTCACATGCTGTGGCCAATGAGAAGAAGACCGCCACCTCACCAGTTCCCTCCATAGGAACGACTTACTCG CAGGAGCTCTTAGACTTGTACACCCTGAACCTGCATCGTATTGACAAGGACGTGCAAAGGTGTGACAGGAACTACTGGTACTTCACCCCAGCTAACTTGGAGAAACTCCGCAACATCATGTGCAG TTACGTCTGGAAGCATCTAGAGATCGGCTACGTGCAGGGGATGTGTGACCTTCTGGCTCCTCTTCTGGTCATTCTCgatgatg AGGCTCTAGCCTTTAGCTGTTTCACCGAACTGATGAAGAGAATGAATCAGAACTTTCCTCACGGGGGTGCGATGGACACTCACTTTGCCAACATGAGATCCCTCATCCAG ATCCTGGACTCAGAGCTCTTTGAGCTGATGCATCAGAACGGTGACTACACCCACTTCTACTTCTGCTATCGCTGGTTCCTCCTGGATTTTAAACGAG AGCTAGTGTATGATGACGTGTTTGCAGTGTGGGAGAGCATTTGGGCGGCTAAGCACGTCTCCTCTAGCCAGTTTGTCTTGTTCATTGCCCTAGCCCTCGTTGAGATCTACAGGGACATCATCCTGGAGAACAACATGGACTTTACCGACATCATCAAATTTTTCAATG aaATGGCCGAACATCATAACGTGAAGCAAATCCTGGAGCTGGCTCGAGAGCTTGTTTGCAAAGTGCAGATGCTCATTGAAAACAAGTAA
- the sgsm1a gene encoding small G protein signaling modulator 1 isoform X1, giving the protein MSFQRFSEAETRQKLLRNVKKEVKQIMEEAVTRKFVHEDSSHIVSFCAAVEACMLHGLKRRAAGFLRSNKVAALFTKVGKSFAPAEQLCRKAQELEQLLESKRAQMGSYSETSRKLPPRLPGLSPQAARHLWIRTALIEKVLDKIVLYLVENSSKYYEKEAVLMDPVDGPILASLLVGPCALEYTKMKTADHFWTDPSADELVQRHRIHSAHYRQDSPAKRPALCIQKRHSSSSIDERPSPSPSARDYVESLHQNSRATLLFGKNNVLVQPRDDMEAIPGYLSLHQTADTMALKWTPNQLMNGSVGDLEYERSVYWDYAMTIRLEEIVYLHCHQQVDSGGTIVLVNQDGIQRPPLRFPQGGHLLQFLSCLENGLLPHGQLDPPLWSQRGKGKVFPKLKKRGTQGSVDSVSDKEEDEATDYVFRIVFPNSQSELASSELMEQGVNIWQPTQRKSSCSQASFSDGASPNGCSHERAPLKLLCDNMKYQIISRAFYGWLAYCRHLSTVRTHLSALVNHTIVMPDVPCDAYGGLTTPVWHKFLQDCSAYDEQELWRLVYFGGIEPSLRKEVWPFLLGHYQFGMSENERKEVDEQMRACYEKTMSEWLGCEAIVRQREKEQHAVALAKCSSIASMDSNNPSVVHRDSSISNESSQSCSSERQRACLQSDSSSSTQFFTPQSPFPWSSWLPFGFFLQVFESVDEVEQIDAEPKGDDVKLLPKVSNSSDSGHPSSRNFSVTSGLSDSLSREDSSAQEMSTKTSTQDSIKEDHKKEETKEAPDVEVFVPRSSDAEKMEKIVIGGAGDESEKAEMEHMDTVEETLEQEVSEKRNEVEVGEHSEAGEGFEGIVPQVIKDTEVVDKRRKPEVLEEIDETKQEEKSGILVSISTGERREECTVGEQSKSFETGYSPGGLKTTESETLNTSTSIKNDESEKIQSFKAEPSENQTESRPKTNEAQRAGKPSTAEAQSPSRVKEKGQAETVRKKVTMPSAPVVKEIVVPVVFEAFSMREMSKETPATDSDESPSAIEMEEIPMARLVGVQEGNEALLPEMETLYPQFDSHAVANEKKTATSPVPSIGTTYSQELLDLYTLNLHRIDKDVQRCDRNYWYFTPANLEKLRNIMCSYVWKHLEIGYVQGMCDLLAPLLVILDDEALAFSCFTELMKRMNQNFPHGGAMDTHFANMRSLIQILDSELFELMHQNGDYTHFYFCYRWFLLDFKRELVYDDVFAVWESIWAAKHVSSSQFVLFIALALVEIYRDIILENNMDFTDIIKFFNEMAEHHNVKQILELARELVCKVQMLIENK; this is encoded by the exons GTGAAGCAGATCATGGAGGAAGCAGTCACACGGAAGTTTGTACATGAAGACAGCAGTCATATCGTCTCCTTCTGCG ctgctgTGGAGGCGTGTATGTTACACGGCCTGAAGCGGAGAGCTGCCGGGTTTTTGCGCAGCAACAAAGTAGCAGCTCTGTTCACTAAAGTGGGGAAGAGTTTTGCGCCGGCCGAGCAGCTCTGCCGCAAAGCTCAGGAACTGGAACAACTGCTGGAGAGCAA aagagctCAGATGGGCTCGTACAGTGAGACGTCTCGTAAATTACCCCCTCGACTCCCCGGCCTCTCACCCCAGGCCGCTCGGCACCTCTGGATCCGCACAGCCCTCATCGAGAAAGTCCTCGACAAGATTGTCCTGTACCTGGTGGAGAACAGCAG TAAGTATTATGAAAAGGAGGCGGTGCTCATGGACCCGGTGGACGGCCCCATCCTCGCCTCTCTGTTAG tgggtCCGTGTGCACTGGAGTACACTAAGATGAAGACGGCTGATCATTTCTGGACGGATCCCTCGGCAGACGAGTTGGTGCAGAGACACAGGATCCACAGCGCGCACTACAGACAGGACTCGCCCGCTAAGAGACCCGCGCTGTGT atccAGAAGAGACACTCCAGCAGCAGTATTGACGAGCGTCCGTCTCCATCCCCCTCTGCGAGGGACTACGTGGAGTCTCTGCACCAGAACTCCAGAGCCACGCTGCTGTTCGGCAAGAACAACGTGCTCGTACAgccg AGAGACGACATGGAGGCGATCCCAGGATACCTGTCTCTGCACCAGACCGCCGACACCATGGCGCTGAAGTGGACGCCCAATCAGCTGATGAACGGCTCTGTAGGAGATCTGGAATACGAGAGGAG tgTGTATTGGGACTATGCCATGACCATACGCCTCGAAGAGATTGTGTATTTGCATTGTCATCAGCAGG tggacAGCGGTGGCACCATAGTTCTGGTAAACCAGGATGGCATCCAGAGGCCTCCTCTACGTTTTCCACAAGGTGGCCATCTCCTGCAGTTCCTGTCGTGCTTGGAGAACGGCCTGCTGCCTCACGGTCAACTCGACCCGCCGCTGTGGTCCCAAAGAGGCAAG GGTAAAGTGTTTCCTAAGCTGAAGAAGAGAGGAACTCAGGGATCAGTGGACTCCGTCTCGGATAAGGAGGAGGACGAAGCCACCGATTACGTCTTCCGCATCGTCTTCCCCAACAGCCAGTCTGAGctcg ctAGTTCAGAGCTGATGGAGCAGGGGGTAAACATCTGGCAGCCAACGCAGAGGAAGTCCTCGTGTTCTCAGGCCAGCTTCTCCGATGGAGCATCGCCAAACGGCTGCAGCCATGAGAG AGCTCCTCTGAAGCTGCTGTGTGACAACATGAAGTATCAGATCATCTCCAGAGCGTTCTATGGCT GGTTGGCGTATTGCCGTCACCTGTCCACTGTGCGCACACACCTCTCCGCTCTCGTCAATCACACCATCGTAATGCCCGATGTGCCGTGTGACGCGTACGGAGGTCTCACTACACCAGTGTGGCACAAGTTCCTGCAGGACTGCAGt GCGTATGACGAGCAGGAGCTCTGGCGGTTGGTGTATTTTGGAGGAATTGAACCCTCTCTACGTAAGGAGGTCTGGCCCTTCCTGCTGGGTCACTACCAGTTCGGGATGTCTGAGAATGAGAGGAAGGAG GTAGACGAGCAGATGCGAGCATGCTACGAGAAGACTATGAGCGAGTGGTTGGGCTGTGAGGCCATCGTGCGGCAGCGGGAAAAAGAGCAGCACGCCGTGGCCTTGGCCAAGTGCTCATCTATTGCCAGCATGGACAGCAACAATCCAAGTGTGGTGCACCGTGACTCGTCCATCAGCAACGAG TCATCTCAGAGCTGCAGTTCAGAGAGGCAGAGAGCTTGCCTGCAGAGTGACTCCAGTAGCAGTACACAG TTCTTCACTCCCCAAAGCCCCTTCCCCTGGAGTAGTTGGCTTCCCTTTGGCTTCTTCCTCCAGGTGTTCGAGTCCGTGGATGAGGTCGAACAGATTGATGCCGAGCCCAAAGGCGACGATGTCAAACTCCTCCCCAAAGTCTCCAACAGCTCAGATTCGGGTCACCCCTCTTCCAGAAACTTCTCTGTCACCTCGGGCCTGTCGGACTCCCTCAGCAGAGAAGACAGCAGTGCGCAGGAGATGAGCACCAAAACATCCACCCAGGATAGCATCAAGGAGGATCATAAGAAGGAGGAAACCAAAGAGGCTCCTGATGTGGAAGTGTTTGTTCCAAGAAGCTCAGATGCAGAGAAGATGGAGAAAATTGTCATTGGGGGGGCAGGAGATGAGagtgaaaaagcagaaatgGAACACATGGATACTGTGGAAGAAACTCTGGAACAAGAGGTGTCTGAGAAGAGAAATGAGGTTGAGGTAGGAGAACACTCAGAAGCTGGTGAAGGTTTTGAAGGTATTGTACCTCAGGTGATAAAGGACACAGAGGTAGTGGACAAAAGAAGAAAGCCAGAGGTGTTAGAGGAGATAGATGAAACTAAACAGGAGGAGAAGTCTGGAATACTGGTGTCCATTTCAACGGGTGAGAGAAGGGAAGAGTGTACAGTAGGAGAGCAAAGTAAAAGCTTTGAGACTGGATACAGTCCAGGAGGTTTAAAgacaacagagagtgagacactgaATACTTCTACTTCCATAAAAAATGATGAATCTGAGAAAATCCAATCATTCAAAGCAGAGCCATCTGAGAATCAAACTGAATCGAGACCAAAGACGAATGAAGCTCAGAGAGCAGGGAAACCCTCAACAGCTGAGGCTCAAAGTCCAAGTCGGGTTAAGGAGAAAGGTCAGGCGGAGACAGTCAGGAAGAAGGTCACAATGCCGAGCGCTCCTGTGGTAAAGGAGATTGTGGTGCCTGTTGTGTTTGAAGCCTTCAGCATGCGTGAAATGAGCAAAGAGACTCCCGCCACCGACTCAGACGAGTCACCCTCAGCCATCGAGATGGAGGAGATCCCCATGGCCCGGCTGGTGGGCGTTCAGGAAGGCAATGAGGCGCTCCTGCCTGAAATGGAGACTCTTTACCCTCAGTTTGATTCACATGCTGTGGCCAATGAGAAGAAGACCGCCACCTCACCAGTTCCCTCCATAGGAACGACTTACTCG CAGGAGCTCTTAGACTTGTACACCCTGAACCTGCATCGTATTGACAAGGACGTGCAAAGGTGTGACAGGAACTACTGGTACTTCACCCCAGCTAACTTGGAGAAACTCCGCAACATCATGTGCAG TTACGTCTGGAAGCATCTAGAGATCGGCTACGTGCAGGGGATGTGTGACCTTCTGGCTCCTCTTCTGGTCATTCTCgatgatg AGGCTCTAGCCTTTAGCTGTTTCACCGAACTGATGAAGAGAATGAATCAGAACTTTCCTCACGGGGGTGCGATGGACACTCACTTTGCCAACATGAGATCCCTCATCCAG ATCCTGGACTCAGAGCTCTTTGAGCTGATGCATCAGAACGGTGACTACACCCACTTCTACTTCTGCTATCGCTGGTTCCTCCTGGATTTTAAACGAG AGCTAGTGTATGATGACGTGTTTGCAGTGTGGGAGAGCATTTGGGCGGCTAAGCACGTCTCCTCTAGCCAGTTTGTCTTGTTCATTGCCCTAGCCCTCGTTGAGATCTACAGGGACATCATCCTGGAGAACAACATGGACTTTACCGACATCATCAAATTTTTCAATG aaATGGCCGAACATCATAACGTGAAGCAAATCCTGGAGCTGGCTCGAGAGCTTGTTTGCAAAGTGCAGATGCTCATTGAAAACAAGTAA